One Hyperolius riggenbachi isolate aHypRig1 chromosome 12, aHypRig1.pri, whole genome shotgun sequence genomic window, ttgcctttgagtcatgactgtggctgtcagactcctgcaatgcattgtgggacttgtagttccgtaacagctggagggccaagtttgctcatGCCTGTGCTAGATTCTGTGCAGACTGGCTGAGAACTATCTAGCATAAGCAGGAGACTTTAGGCCCTTTTCCTGGCTAGCAGCACATAATGAGCTGTGAAGTCTGCTATGTCTTCCACACACCCTTCTGGTTTTTGAAAAAGCTCAACACTAATGATGTCATATCCGATTGCAATCAGGGACTGCTTGATAAAGTCGTCTGTCACCGGGAGGGCTGAGAACCTCACCGCCCCAACCGTATAGAAAGTATTCCCGAGAGCCCCGGCCAGCACCAGATGTCCTCCCGGCTTTAGCAGCGTACTGATATTATTCAGAGCGGCGATgtaatcttcttcatctttacaCACACTTTCCAAGCACAGGCAGCTGAGGACGCAGTCAGCTTGCCCAAGCTCCACTGGATCGGTGGGGTTGCTCTTCAGAATATCGCACTTCAGGACCTGCGTGACGGCCCTTCTTAAACtgtcctccttttctgcccatggTATTCTGGGAAACCGTGCAGAGAGAAAGAGAATTAGTCCAGACTGGAAATACATTATAGGAGTCTATACGCATCAAACATgacctgaaaataaactgatgtaataacctgtatctatcctcctactcctaaaatgactttttgtaGGACCCTacagtttttttcctccattTGATACAGTCCAAGAgctacaatctatgaactattgcccaTTATTAATCTATCGTGTTTCCCTAAAAAAATAAGaccatggcctcaatttactaagcttaaagagaacccgaggtgtgtttaaagaatgttagctgcatacagaggctggatctgcctatacagcccagcctctgttgctatcccaaaccccactaaggtccccctgcactctgcaatccctcataaatcacagccgtgctgtgaggctgtgtttacatctgtagtgtcagtctcagctgctcccccgcctcctgcatagctccggtccctgcccccgccccttccctccaatcagcagggag contains:
- the LOC137540941 gene encoding nicotinamide N-methyltransferase-like, producing the protein MSGFTGPDHYQKFFDPKIYLETYFRLAGDSMGDDLLHFILKNLAQIFNSGNVKGETLIDIGTGPSIHHLLSACNAFKNIIVSDFTDRNREEFQAWLSNKSTIFDWSPILKHVCQLEGGRIPWAEKEDSLRRAVTQVLKCDILKSNPTDPVELGQADCVLSCLCLESVCKDEEDYIAALNNISTLLKPGGHLVLAGALGNTFYTVGAVRFSALPVTDDFIKQSLIAIGYDIISVELFQKPEGCVEDIADFTAHYVLLARKRA